The DNA segment CTTAGCACCGCAAGGCTGGTTTTGCTTTTCACctaaaattccatttttaaaagcagttctGTGACCccgcccctggggcagggcagcagccccccccccacaccccagtcccTGGGGGTATGGAGCCGTGCAGGGCTCAGATCCGGGTGGTGTCCTGGCCACTTGGTGCTGGCTGCAGCCCCTCCAGCTGGTCAAGTATGTGGGAGACGTGGGGCCGGTCCTGAGGGTTCACCACCATCATGGAGGAGAGCAGGCACTCCAGGGCAGCGGAATACCTGCAAGAGGCACAGCGGGTCTGTGAGGCAGGGGGGTGAGCACAGGGCAGGCCCCCCCCTTGCCAGGGTGGGCATCCGTGCCTGTTCCTCACCTGCCGTTGGCGGGCACACGGATCTGGTTCTGCACTGCCAGAGCCACGCTGTCACCCTTCTGGAAGATGAGGTCATAGGGGCCCTCGCCGAACATCATGCAGTACAGCACGCAGCCTAGGGACTGAACCAGGCCAGTCactccctgagcccccctccagccagcaccacatggggggggggtacaCCGAGGGGTTCCTTACCCAGATGTCTGTTCGCTCGTCGATAACGCAGTGACTCTCCACCGTGAAGAGCTCAGGTGCCCGGTAGGAGATGGTGCAGCGCTGAGCCGCCCAGTCCTAGGAAGGGCAGAGCACAGGGTGAGCCCAGCACCAGGACGAGATGAGCCATTTCCCACAGGGActgagccaggctggggaggggccgtTCAGTCACTGCTCAGAGCTCG comes from the Emys orbicularis isolate rEmyOrb1 chromosome 11, rEmyOrb1.hap1, whole genome shotgun sequence genome and includes:
- the STK16 gene encoding serine/threonine-protein kinase 16 isoform X3 codes for the protein MGHALCACARGSLSIEGQRYLLLQRLGEGDLKPTNVLLDDEEQPVLMDLGSMNRARIEVKSSREAMALQDWAAQRCTISYRAPELFTVESHCVIDERTDIWSLGCVLYCMMFGEGPYDLIFQKGDSVALAVQNQIRVPANGRYSAALECLLSSMMVVNPQDRPHVSHILDQLEGLQPAPSGQDTTRI